One window of Thermoplasmatales archaeon genomic DNA carries:
- the aroF gene encoding 3-deoxy-7-phosphoheptulonate synthase: protein MAVLSSESSIDLLEPTNNLAGGHEFLSHRVSKKNDTVVQVGNSSIGSYDVQVAAGPCSIDFEGLADFAVELKKAGANLIRGGAFKPRTSPYSFLGYGEKGLKELLKAKEAAGIPIVSEIMDSSQLPLFADVDMLQVGSRNAQNFTLLSKLGEIDKPVLLKRGMGNTLNELLGSAEYIMKGGNSSVVLCERGIRTFEDATRFTMDIGAVPVLRRESHLPICVDPSHAAGQQDLVIPLALAAVAAGANMLLIEVHPDPKNAMSDSAQQLTLEQFRSLMMRIRKLEKAMRH from the coding sequence ATGGCTGTCTTAAGTTCCGAAAGTTCTATTGATCTGCTAGAGCCCACGAATAACCTGGCTGGTGGACATGAATTTTTGTCACATAGAGTGTCGAAGAAGAACGATACCGTAGTACAGGTTGGAAATTCCTCGATAGGATCTTACGATGTCCAAGTTGCTGCAGGGCCCTGTTCAATAGATTTCGAAGGTCTTGCAGATTTTGCGGTTGAACTAAAAAAGGCTGGTGCGAATTTGATTCGAGGAGGTGCGTTTAAACCGAGGACGAGCCCCTACTCATTTCTCGGCTATGGCGAAAAAGGGCTTAAAGAACTCCTTAAAGCCAAGGAAGCGGCCGGAATTCCAATTGTATCAGAAATAATGGACAGTTCACAGTTGCCCTTATTTGCAGATGTGGACATGCTACAAGTGGGCTCTAGAAATGCCCAGAATTTTACATTGTTAAGCAAGCTAGGTGAAATTGATAAGCCTGTACTTCTTAAAAGGGGAATGGGCAATACTTTGAATGAACTTCTTGGATCGGCAGAATATATTATGAAGGGAGGAAACAGCTCAGTTGTTCTATGTGAGCGCGGTATTAGAACATTCGAAGATGCGACCAGATTTACGATGGACATTGGGGCCGTCCCTGTTCTTAGGAGGGAATCCCATCTCCCAATTTGTGTCGATCCTAGTCACGCAGCAGGGCAGCAAGATCTCGTAATACCACTCGCACTCGCGGCTGTGGCTGCTGGAGCGAATATGCTTCTTATTGAAGTGCATCCAGATCCGAAAAACGCAATGAGCGACAGTGCGCAACAGTTAACACTGGAGCAGTTCAGAAGTTTAATGATGCGTATACGAAAATTAGAGAAAGCAATGAGGCATTAA
- the aroB gene encoding 3-dehydroquinate synthase, with protein MSYGIVGNVFSKIDSLHGKKLIFYSRSLKYLSQSITGKNVYAYSLADGEDLKSFNHVISIVKIMMENNLGRNDYVIAIGGGTLTDATGFAASIFKRGVRLINVPTTLLGMIDAAIGGKTAINFLGTKNIVGSFYFPESVWVDLRFLDSLRQDKYKDGIAEMLKYGFIMDPNLLKFMLARRSDLLDRKKMTLRRSILSCMGDKVRIVGEDSLESSNIRITLNYGHTIGHAIEAASNFKVSHGEAISVGMVLEAAFSEQLLELPVNLSVSIKEALELFSLPVSVDVLKTNLDMDLLRNSLYQDKKAEGDCIFLPILQQIGKATVKKIPMKTLEDFLVSSIE; from the coding sequence ATGTCTTATGGTATAGTGGGAAACGTATTTTCCAAAATAGATTCTCTACACGGAAAAAAATTGATTTTTTATTCCCGTTCCCTTAAATATTTATCACAAAGCATCACTGGAAAGAATGTCTACGCCTATTCACTTGCCGACGGCGAGGACCTAAAATCGTTCAACCATGTAATTTCTATAGTGAAAATCATGATGGAAAATAATCTTGGCAGGAACGACTACGTCATCGCTATCGGAGGTGGAACACTTACTGATGCTACAGGTTTTGCAGCGTCCATCTTCAAGCGTGGTGTCAGATTAATAAATGTACCCACAACTCTTTTGGGTATGATTGACGCAGCAATTGGAGGCAAAACGGCAATAAACTTTCTTGGCACTAAAAACATAGTTGGCTCATTTTATTTTCCCGAGTCTGTGTGGGTTGACCTGAGGTTTCTTGACTCTCTCCGTCAAGACAAATACAAGGATGGAATAGCCGAGATGCTGAAATACGGATTTATCATGGATCCTAATCTTCTGAAATTTATGCTAGCACGAAGGAGTGATCTCCTAGACAGAAAAAAAATGACCTTGAGACGTTCTATTCTTTCTTGTATGGGCGATAAGGTAAGGATTGTTGGAGAGGATTCTCTGGAATCAAGCAATATCCGCATCACTTTGAACTACGGGCATACCATTGGTCATGCTATAGAAGCAGCTTCCAACTTCAAAGTGTCACACGGAGAAGCAATATCTGTTGGGATGGTACTAGAGGCTGCATTTTCGGAGCAACTACTTGAATTACCAGTTAATCTGAGCGTTTCTATAAAGGAAGCTTTAGAATTATTCTCCCTTCCTGTCAGCGTTGACGTTTTAAAAACAAACCTGGACATGGACCTACTGCGGAACTCGTTGTATCAGGACAAAAAGGCTGAAGGCGATTGCATTTTCTTGCCGATTCTTCAGCAGATCGGCAAGGCGACTGTAAAAAAGATACCTATGAAAACTCTGGAGGATTTCCTTGTCTCGAGCATTGAGTGA
- the aroC gene encoding chorismate synthase gives MVSTMGRHFLITTFGESASKYVGMVVDGIPAGLPISEKDLAFELSFRKTGRRFVSGRRENDIPEIVSGIYGGYTTGSPLTVLVRNEDPQPTLYENVKHEPRPGHADLAFIKKYGRENWDYVGGGRSSARETLSRVIGGTIAKKLILLRGTQVSSYLKSIGNVSGSASVTFQRAANSKHFLTRAVSERIDKRFSNIVERLLLEGDSAGGIVETIATNVPEGLGDPVFGKLKAVLAYAIMSIPAVVGFEYGLGFDGAKLKGSEASDSIVRNSNGTISLERNLSGGILGGITTGSELVVRCAFKPSSSIRIPAKTIDLDTLEDRKISVIGRHDPVVAIRGVAVVEAMVSIVLADYFLYEGIIPASRIERGAALEMEEKWKNYMREFTQ, from the coding sequence ATGGTTAGCACGATGGGGAGACACTTCTTGATTACAACATTCGGTGAGAGTGCCAGTAAATACGTTGGAATGGTTGTTGATGGTATCCCCGCAGGCCTCCCGATTTCGGAAAAGGATTTAGCCTTTGAACTCTCTTTCAGAAAAACAGGAAGAAGGTTTGTTTCTGGGCGGAGAGAAAATGATATACCAGAAATTGTGAGCGGAATCTATGGGGGCTACACTACAGGTTCACCCCTGACAGTTTTGGTACGCAACGAGGATCCACAACCGACACTCTATGAAAATGTAAAACATGAGCCAAGACCTGGTCATGCCGACCTTGCTTTCATAAAGAAGTATGGGAGGGAAAACTGGGATTACGTTGGAGGAGGAAGGAGTAGTGCCAGAGAGACGCTTTCCAGAGTTATAGGCGGTACGATTGCGAAGAAGCTCATTCTCCTTCGGGGAACACAGGTTAGCTCGTACTTGAAGTCTATTGGGAATGTCAGTGGTTCTGCTAGTGTCACATTTCAACGCGCTGCGAATTCAAAGCACTTTCTCACGAGGGCAGTAAGCGAGAGAATAGACAAAAGATTTTCGAACATTGTAGAAAGACTTTTGCTTGAAGGAGATAGTGCTGGTGGGATAGTGGAGACAATTGCGACAAATGTACCGGAAGGATTGGGGGATCCAGTTTTCGGAAAACTTAAGGCAGTCCTTGCATACGCGATAATGTCCATACCTGCTGTTGTTGGTTTTGAGTATGGACTAGGGTTTGACGGTGCAAAGCTTAAAGGAAGCGAAGCGTCAGATTCCATTGTTAGGAATAGCAATGGTACTATTTCGCTTGAACGAAATTTGTCTGGAGGTATCCTTGGCGGCATAACGACTGGATCAGAACTTGTCGTTCGATGCGCCTTTAAGCCGTCAAGTTCAATAAGGATACCAGCGAAGACCATTGATCTTGACACCTTAGAGGATCGAAAAATTTCCGTTATTGGTAGGCATGACCCAGTTGTCGCGATAAGGGGTGTGGCTGTAGTTGAAGCGATGGTCTCTATCGTTTTGGCGGATTATTTTCTTTATGAAGGGATTATACCCGCTTCGCGTATCGAGAGGGGGGCTGCTTTAGAAATGGAGGAGAAATGGAAAAATTACATGAGGGAGTTCACTCAATAG
- a CDS encoding shikimate kinase: protein MEKLHEGVHSIAHGGVSVLNAIPLNVGSTVAVDIGVEVRSSVNEHPKPSFGLVKAILDHFENLTGNRFDARITSTIPPAMGLKSSSAVSVALIKAIALISGTNVFPPRLSAVISRRIGISITGAFDDAVSAYYGGCFITNNASTTIEKRLCFDPETVFVILANGKRQTINPLNLRGRKEEFRDALNMARRNDILGAMNLNGRLVAQFMNYDLKPMLLAEKLGAMASGISGNGPSVFALFKKGEEGPLIEKFSELGRTIVTRPVEFECED, encoded by the coding sequence ATGGAAAAATTACATGAGGGAGTTCACTCAATAGCTCACGGTGGAGTCTCTGTTCTAAACGCAATTCCGCTCAACGTCGGGTCAACCGTAGCCGTAGACATTGGGGTAGAAGTGCGTTCGAGCGTAAATGAGCATCCTAAACCATCCTTCGGACTTGTAAAAGCAATACTCGATCACTTCGAGAATCTCACAGGCAACAGATTCGATGCTAGAATAACATCAACAATACCTCCGGCGATGGGGTTGAAGAGCAGCAGTGCTGTATCGGTTGCTCTCATAAAAGCAATAGCGTTGATTTCTGGGACTAATGTTTTTCCACCCAGACTTTCGGCCGTTATCTCACGTAGGATAGGTATATCTATTACCGGAGCTTTTGATGATGCTGTAAGTGCATACTATGGAGGATGTTTCATTACCAATAACGCATCTACGACCATAGAAAAGAGACTTTGTTTTGACCCGGAAACTGTCTTTGTTATTCTTGCAAACGGCAAGCGACAAACAATTAATCCATTGAACCTCAGAGGTCGCAAAGAGGAGTTTAGGGATGCTCTGAACATGGCTAGAAGAAACGACATTCTTGGAGCTATGAATCTAAATGGACGACTTGTCGCACAGTTCATGAACTACGACTTGAAACCCATGCTCTTGGCAGAAAAACTTGGTGCCATGGCTTCTGGTATTTCTGGCAATGGACCCTCAGTATTTGCACTCTTCAAAAAAGGGGAGGAGGGCCCATTGATCGAAAAATTTTCTGAATTGGGAAGAACTATTGTGACGAGGCCTGTTGAGTTTGAATGTGAGGATTAA
- a CDS encoding type I 3-dehydroquinate dehydratase produces MKPIIIGSVPVRETKDALDVLSKRGHSSDLIELRLDYLPSIDYGIFNKIKNFRDIVILTVRAQEEGGVYDISRDERKDFLMEAIASGFRVDAEISLMSDFEDLYPFIGSVHFVNRVPDEMSVQRKIDSIRGKCSYVKIACKPNKRSKAIMLGLLSNNDNIAVMELGGEPINRVAFSLFGSRLIYCHIGEPTANGQMDCLRTRNIMDCLWEDSE; encoded by the coding sequence ATGAAACCGATAATTATTGGATCCGTTCCAGTAAGAGAAACGAAGGATGCGCTGGATGTTTTGTCAAAGCGTGGGCACTCGAGCGATCTCATAGAACTACGCCTAGACTACCTTCCTAGTATAGATTACGGTATATTCAACAAAATTAAGAATTTCCGCGACATAGTAATACTAACCGTCAGAGCTCAAGAAGAGGGGGGTGTGTACGATATTTCAAGAGATGAGAGAAAAGATTTCCTAATGGAAGCCATCGCATCAGGATTCAGAGTAGATGCAGAGATCTCATTGATGTCTGACTTTGAGGATCTTTATCCATTCATTGGATCGGTGCATTTCGTAAATAGAGTGCCAGACGAAATGTCTGTTCAGAGAAAAATTGACAGTATAAGAGGGAAATGCAGTTATGTCAAAATTGCCTGCAAACCCAACAAAAGAAGCAAAGCAATCATGCTTGGCCTTTTGTCGAATAACGATAACATAGCAGTAATGGAACTCGGAGGGGAACCTATTAACCGGGTTGCATTTTCTCTCTTCGGATCAAGATTGATATACTGCCATATTGGGGAGCCAACAGCAAATGGTCAGATGGATTGCTTGAGAACTAGGAATATCATGGACTGTTTATGGGAAGATAGCGAATGA
- a CDS encoding prephenate dehydrogenase/arogenate dehydrogenase family protein, with product MVSKNDNLIGFNSENIKSAREEIDSIDSEILRLLGKRFNVVKVIMHEKELHSLPIADQKREEIINSRWLNNAKKLRIPESLASKIIDSILEYSKQLQISNNPQKVMIIGYGGMARNLAKSLVDSGNKVYITGRDKKKAKYLARALGAKFSSSSSRPYCEHVILCIPSNAFKKKNLGKMLVNVKNSMVYDILSSKSSSISTLEGLAKENGFNYISLHPLFGPDDTSKARKIAAIPIHASKESINRSSKFWSDSGFEFIKTSMEKHEKTMAIVQVLRHMYSIPFYDSVVSLSESLDVEYSKLQTSNFNIMFKIAESIKKQDLLAREIAQNNPYSRTVLKIGKIKMEDYMKRVFAKRSYSRNKVT from the coding sequence ATGGTTAGTAAAAATGACAACTTGATCGGTTTTAATTCTGAAAACATAAAGAGCGCAAGAGAGGAAATTGACAGTATTGACAGCGAAATTCTGAGACTTTTAGGGAAACGGTTTAATGTTGTCAAAGTAATAATGCACGAAAAAGAGTTACATAGTTTGCCTATTGCTGACCAGAAAAGAGAGGAAATTATTAATTCACGTTGGCTTAACAACGCTAAGAAACTTAGGATCCCTGAATCGTTAGCAAGTAAGATTATCGATTCCATTCTGGAATATTCCAAACAATTGCAGATTTCCAACAATCCACAAAAGGTGATGATAATAGGTTATGGTGGCATGGCCAGAAATCTCGCCAAATCCCTTGTGGATAGCGGAAATAAAGTATACATTACTGGGAGAGACAAGAAGAAAGCGAAGTACTTAGCTAGAGCTCTTGGAGCAAAATTTTCATCTTCATCTTCTAGACCATACTGTGAACATGTGATTTTATGTATTCCATCTAATGCATTTAAAAAGAAAAACCTCGGTAAAATGCTTGTCAACGTAAAAAATTCTATGGTGTACGATATTCTATCCTCTAAATCCTCCTCTATATCAACCCTGGAAGGTCTTGCGAAAGAAAATGGCTTTAACTATATCAGTCTGCACCCATTATTCGGACCAGATGACACATCGAAAGCGAGAAAGATTGCCGCTATACCGATCCATGCGTCAAAGGAATCTATTAACCGTTCATCCAAATTTTGGAGTGATTCAGGTTTTGAGTTTATAAAAACAAGCATGGAGAAACACGAAAAGACAATGGCTATCGTCCAGGTTTTACGACACATGTATTCCATTCCATTCTATGACAGTGTCGTCTCTCTTTCAGAATCGCTCGATGTAGAATACTCTAAACTGCAAACAAGCAATTTTAATATTATGTTCAAGATCGCAGAAAGCATAAAAAAGCAGGACCTTTTGGCGAGGGAGATAGCTCAGAATAATCCGTATTCAAGAACAGTTCTAAAAATTGGAAAAATCAAGATGGAGGATTACATGAAACGGGTCTTTGCGAAAAGATCATACAGCAGAAATAAAGTAACCTGA
- a CDS encoding transposase: MLKEETTRIVTESLLNSEFISEICEKYNLTSSAFYKWRDEFISVGATVMEQGKSGSE; this comes from the coding sequence ATGTTAAAAGAAGAAACGACAAGAATTGTAACGGAATCTCTTTTGAATTCAGAATTTATATCCGAGATATGTGAGAAATACAACCTGACCTCTTCTGCATTTTATAAGTGGAGAGATGAGTTTATCTCGGTGGGAGCCACTGTAATGGAACAGGGCAAATCAGGTTCCGAATAG
- a CDS encoding IS630 family transposase, whose product MVFKRVKPHIILTGDERRYLESITRSRTAERRMYERARIILMDSDERNPSEIARELGTNRTKVYLVINKALTLGIEFALHDRQGRGKPRSMGDDARSYIINTACTRPLDLGMQQELWTSRSLTAYIRSHAPSEYHLQRISNGTVSKVLTRSNIRPHKIRYYMEKTDPEHERKGAEVLHVYRDVKILRNSSENSLIAVLSYDEKPGIQAIGNIYPDKSPDQDHGYVSRNHDYKRHGTLSLMAGIDLFTGHIIPLVEERHRSAEFIRWLDMVDKYYPEDYVITIILDNHSIHSSRETMQYLSKKPHRFRFVFTPTHASWLNIIETFFSKITRTMLRGIRADSKDDLKKRILNYIEETNSEPVVFTWRYRMDEMPGGIGA is encoded by the coding sequence ATGGTGTTCAAGCGTGTTAAGCCACACATAATCCTGACAGGTGATGAGAGAAGGTATCTGGAAAGCATAACAAGATCGAGAACAGCAGAGAGGAGGATGTATGAAAGGGCCAGGATAATACTGATGGATTCCGATGAAAGGAATCCGAGTGAGATTGCCCGTGAGCTTGGAACAAACAGAACAAAGGTATATCTGGTAATAAACAAAGCCCTGACCCTTGGGATTGAATTTGCACTTCATGACAGGCAGGGAAGAGGCAAGCCCAGATCCATGGGGGATGATGCAAGATCATACATAATCAATACAGCCTGCACAAGACCACTGGATCTGGGAATGCAGCAGGAACTGTGGACAAGCCGATCCCTGACTGCATATATAAGATCACATGCCCCATCAGAATATCATCTTCAGAGGATATCAAACGGAACAGTCTCCAAGGTTCTGACAAGGAGCAATATCAGACCCCATAAGATACGATACTATATGGAGAAGACCGATCCTGAACATGAAAGGAAGGGGGCAGAGGTTCTCCATGTATACAGGGATGTAAAGATACTGAGAAATAGCAGTGAAAACAGCCTGATCGCAGTTCTTTCATACGATGAGAAGCCAGGCATACAGGCCATAGGGAACATATATCCTGACAAATCCCCTGATCAGGATCATGGCTACGTTTCCAGGAATCATGACTATAAGAGGCATGGAACACTGTCCCTGATGGCCGGTATAGATCTCTTCACGGGTCACATAATACCGCTTGTTGAGGAGAGGCACAGAAGCGCCGAATTCATAAGATGGCTTGACATGGTGGATAAATACTATCCTGAGGATTATGTGATCACCATAATCCTTGACAACCATTCCATCCATTCTTCCAGGGAAACAATGCAGTACCTCAGCAAAAAACCACACAGATTCCGGTTTGTGTTCACTCCCACACATGCATCATGGCTGAACATCATAGAAACGTTCTTCAGCAAGATAACAAGGACAATGCTCAGGGGAATAAGGGCAGATTCAAAAGATGATCTGAAGAAAAGGATTCTGAATTACATAGAAGAGACAAACAGCGAACCCGTTGTTTTCACATGGAGATACAGGATGGATGAGATGCCGGGTGGAATAGGGGCATGA
- a CDS encoding adenosylcobinamide amidohydrolase: protein MEYSYELHKKYYKIEFRHPVRFISSAPFNGGFGHANIYVNREVPKSYNSDPAVEIEKFLHEEDISAPLTVVTMTAVNVSTLEMDKRVVGAHSMEIYLTAGFENAVSIGNRNHLFGTVNLCLVTDLPLSNAASVNLLQSMVEAKSQCMNDFEIRDMETGNKAPGTSTDTASIFISSEETNIKYAGRITEYGYHASELVYNALTRSILKNKI, encoded by the coding sequence ATGGAATACTCATATGAATTGCACAAAAAGTACTATAAAATCGAATTCCGGCATCCTGTAAGGTTCATCAGCTCGGCTCCATTTAATGGTGGGTTTGGCCACGCGAATATTTACGTTAACAGGGAAGTGCCAAAGAGTTATAATTCCGATCCAGCCGTAGAAATTGAAAAGTTTCTGCATGAAGAGGATATAAGTGCACCGCTCACCGTGGTTACGATGACAGCTGTAAACGTCTCAACACTTGAAATGGATAAGCGTGTTGTTGGAGCCCATAGCATGGAGATCTATTTGACAGCCGGATTTGAAAATGCCGTTTCTATTGGCAACAGGAATCATCTTTTCGGTACAGTAAATCTATGTCTTGTTACCGATCTTCCGCTCTCAAACGCTGCCTCAGTGAATCTCCTCCAGAGTATGGTTGAAGCAAAGTCACAGTGCATGAACGATTTCGAAATAAGAGACATGGAAACCGGGAATAAGGCGCCTGGAACCTCCACGGATACCGCCTCAATCTTCATTTCATCTGAAGAAACAAACATAAAGTACGCCGGGAGAATCACAGAATATGGATATCACGCTTCAGAGCTGGTATACAACGCTTTAACTAGATCAATATTGAAGAACAAAATTTAA
- a CDS encoding 2,3-bisphosphoglycerate-independent phosphoglycerate mutase: protein MKNILLVILDGLGDRPNKEFNYMTSLQASFRPNMNHLVSEGLGGILFPITPGIRAGSDTSHLSILGYNPVEVYTGRGPFEAMGLGMDVRPGDIAFRANFATIDENGIVTDRRAGRINSGTDKLASALRMNIDGVDFFVREGVEHRAALVIRGDNLSDRVTDTDPHDLGRKPEIVKALDNEAVFSASVLNKFLAETQKILGNHDVNLERIKNGLPPANVLLLRGPGKAPSLQPFHEKYNMKAAAISGIPMISGIAKLAGMDLLKVEGATGSLNSNFRNKFKAASQALKRYDFVLMNIKATDVAGHDGKPREKKKAIESIDAALSDLDFRPEEAVICITGDHSTPCSVKDHSGDPVPILFNTSGILGNHTRFFDEVSCLGTGFSLEGLDVIPYLLQLSDRAEKYGA from the coding sequence ATGAAGAATATTCTTCTTGTTATACTGGATGGACTTGGGGATAGGCCGAATAAAGAGTTCAATTACATGACTTCTCTTCAAGCATCTTTCAGGCCGAACATGAATCACCTGGTTTCTGAGGGATTGGGTGGAATTTTGTTTCCCATAACCCCAGGGATAAGAGCTGGCTCGGATACTTCACATCTGTCGATTCTCGGTTACAATCCGGTTGAGGTATACACTGGAAGAGGACCGTTTGAAGCCATGGGTCTTGGAATGGATGTCAGGCCGGGAGATATAGCCTTTAGAGCTAACTTTGCAACCATTGACGAAAACGGAATCGTCACGGACAGACGAGCAGGAAGAATTAATTCGGGAACAGATAAATTGGCTTCAGCTCTAAGAATGAATATAGATGGCGTGGACTTCTTCGTGAGGGAAGGCGTAGAACACAGAGCTGCTCTTGTGATTCGCGGAGATAACCTTTCCGATAGGGTCACTGATACGGATCCGCATGACCTTGGGCGAAAACCAGAGATCGTAAAAGCGTTAGACAACGAGGCTGTATTTTCTGCGAGCGTACTCAATAAATTTCTAGCTGAAACTCAAAAAATACTGGGAAATCATGATGTCAATCTGGAACGCATAAAGAATGGACTTCCGCCGGCTAATGTCCTGCTTCTCAGGGGGCCAGGGAAAGCGCCTAGTCTTCAGCCTTTCCATGAAAAGTATAACATGAAAGCAGCAGCCATATCCGGGATACCTATGATCTCCGGTATAGCAAAGCTTGCCGGAATGGATCTATTGAAGGTGGAGGGAGCGACTGGAAGTCTTAACAGCAACTTCAGGAACAAATTTAAAGCAGCGTCCCAAGCCTTGAAAAGATACGATTTTGTACTTATGAACATAAAGGCCACTGACGTTGCCGGTCATGATGGGAAGCCCAGAGAAAAGAAGAAAGCTATCGAGTCTATCGATGCTGCATTATCTGATCTGGATTTCAGACCGGAAGAAGCCGTTATATGCATCACAGGTGATCACTCAACGCCGTGCTCCGTCAAGGATCACTCAGGGGATCCTGTCCCAATACTGTTCAACACCTCCGGAATTCTGGGAAATCATACAAGATTCTTTGATGAGGTCTCATGTCTTGGCACTGGGTTTAGCCTTGAAGGCCTCGATGTGATACCCTATCTCTTGCAATTGTCAGACAGAGCCGAGAAGTATGGCGCATAA
- a CDS encoding adenosylhomocysteinase, protein MDKESKGFLRLEWARDRMDVTSSIRERFLKEKPFKDVKISMALHVEAKTGVFALLLKEGGAKVRMASCNPLSSDDSVVESLKKDFGMEVYAKKGEDEEEYYEYLNKALDLEPNIIIDDGGDLVNIVHDKRTELLKSIIGGNEETTTGVQRLRAMEKSGALRFPMFDVNDAEMKHFFDNRYGTGQSTLDGIMNATNVLIAGKRVVVGGYGWCGKGIAMRMKGMGALVTVTEIDPVKAVEAAMDGFEVMPMNRAIRDADLIVTATGVKDIVTYDDMLVAKRNILLANSGHFNNEIAFKDLEAKNIEKKSVRENVTRYKLENGNLVNLISDGRLVNLASGQGHPVEIMDMSFALQALVAEYLVKNHGELSRKVYPVPPEIDRYVADIKLRTLGITIDHLSDEQIRYMNEWREGT, encoded by the coding sequence ATGGATAAAGAGAGTAAAGGATTTTTGAGGCTTGAATGGGCCAGGGACCGGATGGACGTCACATCCAGCATACGCGAACGTTTTCTTAAAGAAAAACCATTCAAGGATGTAAAGATATCTATGGCGTTGCACGTAGAGGCAAAAACGGGAGTATTCGCACTTCTCCTCAAAGAGGGGGGAGCAAAAGTCAGAATGGCTTCCTGCAATCCATTAAGCTCTGATGACAGTGTCGTCGAATCTTTGAAAAAGGATTTTGGCATGGAAGTTTATGCAAAGAAAGGAGAAGACGAGGAGGAATACTACGAGTACCTGAATAAAGCGTTGGATCTTGAGCCAAATATAATCATTGACGATGGAGGCGATCTCGTTAACATAGTTCACGACAAGAGGACTGAACTTTTAAAAAGTATAATAGGTGGAAACGAGGAGACAACCACAGGTGTCCAGAGGCTTCGTGCCATGGAAAAGAGTGGTGCACTTAGGTTTCCAATGTTTGACGTTAATGATGCCGAAATGAAACATTTCTTTGACAACCGTTATGGGACAGGGCAGAGCACTCTTGATGGAATAATGAATGCCACAAATGTCCTTATTGCCGGAAAAAGAGTCGTAGTTGGGGGCTATGGCTGGTGCGGGAAGGGCATAGCCATGAGAATGAAGGGGATGGGCGCTTTGGTAACCGTGACAGAGATCGATCCTGTTAAGGCCGTGGAGGCCGCCATGGACGGCTTCGAGGTCATGCCAATGAACAGGGCTATCCGGGACGCTGATCTGATTGTTACTGCAACGGGAGTCAAGGATATAGTCACATACGATGACATGCTCGTCGCCAAGAGGAATATACTGCTCGCAAATTCAGGGCATTTCAATAATGAAATAGCCTTCAAGGATCTTGAAGCAAAAAATATAGAAAAGAAGAGTGTCAGAGAAAATGTTACGAGATACAAACTGGAAAACGGGAACCTGGTAAATTTGATATCTGACGGTAGACTCGTCAACCTCGCCTCTGGCCAAGGACATCCGGTAGAGATAATGGATATGAGTTTTGCCTTACAGGCTCTTGTTGCGGAGTACCTTGTCAAGAACCATGGAGAATTAAGCCGTAAAGTTTACCCTGTTCCTCCAGAAATAGACAGATATGTTGCTGACATAAAGTTGAGAACGCTTGGAATAACAATCGATCACCTGTCGGATGAACAGATAAGATACATGAACGAATGGAGAGAAGGAACTTAG
- a CDS encoding dihydrofolate reductase family protein produces MTSRPRVIVNVAMSLNGMIAGKSGERVNISSAYDWERVYKLRSSVDAIVVGANTVIRDNPKLSINNVEHDPHKLPTRVVLDANLRVPRNANVFDGSMRTMVFTEKSDEIQNAEMMRRRRNELLVDNLLTEFGSIGFKKILVEGGKRVISEFVSSGNVDEFYLYVGDVLIEKDGLRLFDLDANITNVISDIQMMKSGILISLNPYLLRESWIKRVKDF; encoded by the coding sequence GTGACATCAAGACCCAGAGTTATCGTCAACGTTGCAATGAGCCTTAACGGTATGATAGCAGGGAAATCAGGAGAACGTGTGAACATTTCCTCAGCTTACGACTGGGAAAGGGTCTACAAGTTGAGATCGAGCGTTGATGCCATTGTAGTGGGTGCCAACACAGTAATACGTGACAATCCGAAGCTCTCAATAAACAATGTGGAACATGACCCGCATAAATTGCCAACTCGAGTTGTTCTGGATGCGAATCTTAGAGTTCCAAGGAATGCAAACGTTTTCGACGGGTCCATGAGAACCATGGTATTTACAGAAAAAAGCGACGAGATACAAAATGCAGAAATGATGCGAAGAAGAAGAAATGAGCTTCTGGTGGATAATTTGCTCACAGAGTTTGGCTCCATTGGCTTTAAGAAGATACTTGTGGAAGGTGGTAAAAGAGTCATAAGTGAATTTGTTTCCTCGGGCAATGTAGATGAATTTTACCTGTATGTGGGCGATGTTCTCATCGAAAAAGATGGCCTGAGGTTGTTCGATCTTGATGCAAATATTACAAATGTTATAAGTGACATACAGATGATGAAAAGTGGTATTCTTATAAGTTTAAACCCTTACCTATTACGAGAATCATGGATAAAGAGAGTAAAGGATTTTTGA